The Caldicellulosiruptor acetigenus DNA window CTAACCTTTATCTTTTCTTTTAAGACATTCACCTCAACAACTTCACCTATGCCATCGGCTGTTTTTACAATCGCACCTATTCCTGGAAGTTTGAGCATTGCCTCTTCATAGAATTTTTGCTCGTATGTCAAGCAGCACATGAGCCTTCCGCAAAGGCCGGATATCTTTGCAGGGTTTAAAACAAGCCCCTGCTGTTTTGCCATCTTTATTGAGATTGGCACAAACTCACAAAGATGCACCGCACAGCAAACCTCTCGTCCACACGGCCCTAAACCGCCACGGAACTTTGTGTCGTCTCTGACACCTATTTGTCTCAGCTCAATCCTTGTTCTGAAAACTGCTGCAAGGTCTTTTACAAGTTCTCTGAAATCAACCCTTCCTTCTGCCGTGAAATAGAAAAGAAGCTTGTTGTTGTCAAATGTGTACTCGGCATGCAAAAGCTTCATAGGAAGCCCATGCTTTTGTACTTTTTCCTTGCAAATCTCAAGTGCTCTTGCTGCCTTTTCCATGTTCTCTTGAGCTTTTTTGTAATCCTCTTCTGTTGCCTTTCTTACAACCTTTTTGAGAGGCTGGACTATCTCCTCGTCCGGCACCTCTCTTTTTTCTATCATAACTTTTCCCATCTCAATCCCGCGGACTGTCTCAACAATGACGTCATCTCCAGCTTTCAAATCTATGTTATTCGGGTCAAACCAGTATATCTTTCCAGCTTTTTTGAATCTAACTCCAACAACTTCTGCCATCTTTCTTTTAGCCCCCTGATAGTTTTAAAAAAATCATGTCAAGCACATTGTCTGAGATTACATTTGCATCTGGGTACTTTTCTAACATTATGAAATCCTGCAGTAGCCTGTATATATGTGAGATTGTATGCTTGTTTGCAAACTCAACTATCTTTTCTAACTTGTCTGTGTTTGTAATAAGCTCAACAAGGTTTGTTTTTTTGAACATAAGCGCATCTCTTAGAAAGTATATTACCGTTTCAAATAAAAATGCAAAGTCGTCTTTAAACTTTTCAAAATCACTTTCAAATTCTTTTATCAAACTAAAACTTGCCCCGTCGTACGAAAGAAGTTTATCAAAAATATAGTCTCTTTTATTTTGAACCTCTTTATCATAAAAATCAAGAGCAATTTTAGGATTCCCTCTGCAAAGTTTTAAAACATAGTCTTTGGGCTCATATCCATGACTTTTCAAAATCTCAGAGATTTCGCTTGAGCTGTATCTTTTGAATGAAAGTACTAAAGACCTTGAAACCACTGTCGGCAAAAGCCTTTCTAAATTGTTGCATGTGAGAATAAAAAGAGCATACTCTGGAGGTTCTTCTAAGGTCTTTAAAAGTGCATTTTGAGCACTTGTCGACATCTCCTCTGCCTCTTGTATTATATATACCTTTTTACTTGCAAAAATAGGTCCTCGTGAAATGTCTTTTATAATCTCTCTAATAGCGTCAACGGATATCTCTTTTTTATCTTCATCTCTCTTTATTATTTTAAAATCCGGGTGTGTGAGTGCATCAAAGAGCCTGCAGCTTTTGCAAACGCCGCACGCAATCTTTTTTTCACACAAAACTTGCTTTGAAAAGGTCATTGCCAAAAGTTTTTTACCAAGTCCTTTTTCACCTTCAAAAATGTATGCGTGAAAAGGCCGAATAAGTGCCTTCTTGAGAGTAGCAACAAGTCCTTTTTGACCTATGAAAGCGTCTAAATTCATATTCATCTCTCACCCTGTGCAAATTTCTAAATAAACAGGTCAACAAGCAGTCCTTTTATCTCTCCTACATATGATAAAACCTTGAGATTGTCTGCCTCTTTTTTCAAAATCTCCTGGGTCAGCATGTCCATCTTTTCATCAATCTTCTTGACGATACCAAACACCTTGTGCCTGCCTTTTCTGCCAAAAAGGCTTTCATTAAAATACTCATGGGAAGAATACACTGTGTATCCCAAAAGCTCTTTTATGGTCTTTTTATACTCTTTGAGTGTTGAAAGGTCTAACCTCTCTGCAAGGCTCTTGCCAAGAGAGTCTATTTTGTTAATAAGCTCTTTTATTCTATTGATAATTTCATCTTTCTCAAGCTGCTTTACATAGTTTGAAAAAGAGTCTTTTGGTCTTTCAACCCTTCGCTGGTCTTGAAAAAATGTTATATTGTTTATATTGTTTCTTTTAACATCTTCTACTCTCATCTTACTTTCCCACTTCTTAAATTTTTTTAAACCTTCTCAAACCTCTCAACATTGAGGACAAATATTGTAGCACCACCAATTGTTATTTCAACAGGATATGGCAGGTATACACCTGCTGAGGGATTGTTTGTCACAGGCGATGAGACAATTTGTTTGCGTGTCTTGCACTTTTGAGATATAATGTCAATCACCTCAGCAACTCTGTCATCATCAATGCCTATGAGCAAAGTGGTATTGCCAGAGCGCAAAAATCCACCCGACGTTGAAAGCTTTGTCGCCATTATGCCTTCTTTTTGAAGAGCGTCCAAGAGCCTGCCAATGTCTTCA harbors:
- a CDS encoding cyclic-di-AMP receptor, coding for MKLIVAVVQNEDIGRLLDALQKEGIMATKLSTSGGFLRSGNTTLLIGIDDDRVAEVIDIISQKCKTRKQIVSSPVTNNPSAGVYLPYPVEITIGGATIFVLNVERFEKV
- a CDS encoding ATP-binding protein yields the protein MNLDAFIGQKGLVATLKKALIRPFHAYIFEGEKGLGKKLLAMTFSKQVLCEKKIACGVCKSCRLFDALTHPDFKIIKRDEDKKEISVDAIREIIKDISRGPIFASKKVYIIQEAEEMSTSAQNALLKTLEEPPEYALFILTCNNLERLLPTVVSRSLVLSFKRYSSSEISEILKSHGYEPKDYVLKLCRGNPKIALDFYDKEVQNKRDYIFDKLLSYDGASFSLIKEFESDFEKFKDDFAFLFETVIYFLRDALMFKKTNLVELITNTDKLEKIVEFANKHTISHIYRLLQDFIMLEKYPDANVISDNVLDMIFLKLSGG
- a CDS encoding PSP1 domain-containing protein → MAEVVGVRFKKAGKIYWFDPNNIDLKAGDDVIVETVRGIEMGKVMIEKREVPDEEIVQPLKKVVRKATEEDYKKAQENMEKAARALEICKEKVQKHGLPMKLLHAEYTFDNNKLLFYFTAEGRVDFRELVKDLAAVFRTRIELRQIGVRDDTKFRGGLGPCGREVCCAVHLCEFVPISIKMAKQQGLVLNPAKISGLCGRLMCCLTYEQKFYEEAMLKLPGIGAIVKTADGIGEVVEVNVLKEKIKVRFEDEMQNVELKEYSVGEFEILKDTKKIQQPVVALDDDELKELLDLEE
- a CDS encoding YaaR family protein; the protein is MRVEDVKRNNINNITFFQDQRRVERPKDSFSNYVKQLEKDEIINRIKELINKIDSLGKSLAERLDLSTLKEYKKTIKELLGYTVYSSHEYFNESLFGRKGRHKVFGIVKKIDEKMDMLTQEILKKEADNLKVLSYVGEIKGLLVDLFI